The following proteins are encoded in a genomic region of Natronorubrum halophilum:
- a CDS encoding LamB/YcsF family protein, with translation MTAIDINCDMGESFGNWTMGRDSEVMPYITSANIAGGYHAGDPHVMRETVELAAEHDVGIGIHPGLPDKMGFGRRTMDATPEEVRDYVVYQLGALTAFAKRHGATVQHVKPHGAMYSMLSESEAHSRAVMEGILEVDPDLVYLATDMNIYEVAQEYDELDAVFEGYVDLDYNPDRTLIVEKSVEPKDPDLVADRVVSIATRGEVEAVDGTTIDVPASSICIHGDGPNSVELLETIHDRLEAERIELARLDELV, from the coding sequence ATGACTGCAATCGATATCAACTGCGACATGGGAGAGAGTTTCGGCAACTGGACGATGGGGCGCGATAGCGAGGTGATGCCCTACATCACTTCCGCGAATATCGCCGGCGGCTACCACGCGGGCGACCCGCACGTCATGCGCGAGACCGTCGAACTCGCAGCGGAACACGACGTGGGGATCGGAATCCATCCCGGTCTCCCGGACAAGATGGGGTTCGGCCGCCGGACGATGGACGCGACGCCCGAGGAAGTACGCGACTACGTCGTCTACCAGTTGGGCGCGTTGACGGCCTTTGCAAAGCGCCACGGGGCGACCGTCCAGCACGTCAAACCCCACGGCGCGATGTACTCGATGCTCTCCGAGAGCGAGGCGCACTCCCGCGCCGTCATGGAGGGCATCCTCGAGGTCGACCCCGACCTCGTCTACCTGGCGACCGACATGAACATCTACGAGGTCGCCCAAGAGTACGACGAGCTAGACGCCGTCTTCGAGGGCTACGTCGACCTCGACTACAACCCTGACCGAACCCTGATCGTCGAGAAATCGGTCGAGCCGAAAGATCCCGACCTGGTCGCGGATCGCGTCGTCTCCATCGCAACCCGCGGCGAGGTCGAGGCCGTCGACGGAACGACGATCGACGTCCCCGCGTCGTCGATCTGTATCCACGGCGACGGCCCGAATTCGGTCGAACTGCTCGAGACGATCCACGACCGACTCGAGGCGGAGAGGATCGAACTGGCTCGGTTGGACGAACTGGTCTGA
- a CDS encoding HFX_2341 family transcriptional regulator, whose translation MQTHIVPVGFDYDRLIAPLVRDQIDVDSVILLEGAVGSEANVEYSRHLSEKLETDFRNLLGASTERFVLEDVYDYDAAFEQAYDLITAELDRGNEVWVNVAAMPRTVSFAFANAAHSLMVERQEDREGIHTYYTAPEKYLETELAEELREQIELLEDLGAQEATIDGDRIDARLESARDLLSEFDERGTTIGAKEIDGRHIVELPVATFSNVKPFEELILYKLGEDGEFDSVSELAEALARELNEEYTDSFRSKVIYNVDRLGPGGKGYIEREEHGKSYRTRLSRIGELWVRAHSDSSSDAQY comes from the coding sequence ATGCAAACCCACATCGTCCCGGTCGGTTTCGATTACGACCGGCTGATCGCGCCGCTGGTGCGCGATCAGATCGACGTCGACAGCGTCATCCTCCTCGAGGGTGCCGTCGGGAGCGAAGCCAACGTCGAGTACTCCAGACACCTCTCGGAGAAACTCGAGACCGACTTCCGGAACCTGCTGGGGGCGAGTACGGAGCGATTCGTCCTCGAGGACGTCTACGACTACGACGCGGCCTTCGAGCAGGCCTACGATCTGATCACCGCCGAACTCGACCGGGGCAACGAGGTCTGGGTGAACGTCGCCGCGATGCCGCGAACCGTCAGTTTCGCGTTCGCCAACGCCGCCCACTCCCTGATGGTCGAGCGCCAGGAGGACCGCGAGGGCATCCACACCTACTACACCGCCCCCGAGAAGTACCTCGAGACGGAACTCGCCGAGGAACTGCGCGAACAGATCGAGTTGCTCGAGGACCTCGGCGCGCAGGAAGCGACCATCGACGGCGATCGGATCGACGCTCGCCTCGAGAGCGCGCGGGATCTCCTCTCGGAGTTCGACGAGCGCGGAACGACGATCGGCGCGAAGGAGATCGACGGCCGTCACATCGTCGAGTTACCGGTCGCCACGTTCTCGAACGTCAAGCCGTTCGAGGAACTCATCCTCTACAAACTCGGCGAGGACGGCGAGTTCGACTCGGTCTCGGAACTCGCCGAGGCGCTCGCCCGCGAGTTGAACGAGGAGTACACCGACAGCTTTCGCTCGAAAGTCATCTACAACGTCGATCGGCTGGGTCCCGGCGGCAAGGGGTACATCGAACGCGAGGAACACGGCAAATCCTATCGAACCAGACTCTCGCGGATCGGCGAACTGTGGGTGCGGGCGCACTCCGACAGCAGTTCCGACGCCCAGTACTGA
- a CDS encoding helix-turn-helix domain-containing protein produces MVTRFPSVDEHVEGSRLQLDIWHPECWTLEVTDGAPGGLLGHGVYAIDGKATGRFTAYGRSVDDLEELLAAIEASPLTDEVREADQHYATDVGTPDPENATTGLVVQYELTNSINDALVSRGFIPDEPVRMTDGREYWTVVIHEDRATIADRLDEIREEKSATVEVETVRSLHEGVTNGVFRTDCLSERQREVFELARTRGYYRWPRETTAADLAAELDIAEATLLEHLRKAESKLLDPGAV; encoded by the coding sequence ATGGTGACTCGCTTTCCGAGCGTCGACGAGCACGTCGAGGGATCACGGTTGCAACTCGACATCTGGCACCCGGAGTGCTGGACGCTCGAGGTCACCGACGGCGCGCCGGGCGGGTTGCTCGGACACGGCGTGTACGCCATCGACGGAAAGGCCACCGGCCGATTCACCGCGTACGGCCGATCGGTCGACGATCTGGAGGAACTCCTCGCGGCCATCGAGGCGTCGCCGTTGACCGACGAGGTGCGGGAGGCCGACCAGCACTACGCCACCGACGTCGGGACGCCCGATCCCGAGAACGCGACGACCGGGCTCGTCGTGCAGTACGAACTGACGAACAGCATCAACGACGCGCTCGTCTCGCGGGGGTTCATTCCCGACGAACCCGTCCGGATGACCGACGGCCGCGAGTACTGGACGGTCGTCATCCACGAGGATCGGGCGACGATCGCCGATCGCCTCGACGAGATCCGCGAGGAGAAATCGGCGACCGTCGAGGTCGAGACGGTACGATCGCTCCACGAGGGGGTGACGAACGGCGTGTTCCGGACCGACTGCCTGTCCGAGCGACAGCGCGAGGTGTTCGAACTCGCGCGCACCAGGGGATACTACCGCTGGCCACGCGAAACGACGGCGGCCGACCTCGCCGCGGAACTCGACATCGCCGAGGCGACGCTGCTCGAGCACCTCCGAAAAGCCGAATCGAAACTCCTCGATCCCGGCGCGGTGTGA
- a CDS encoding APC family permease produces the protein MGPDATESDRSLARDIGPLGAIATVVAGTLGAGLFVTLGTASSTTGPSVILIIALSGVIAMAIAINYSWLATIFPAAGSTYSYVTRVFRNRLFGFVATWSLWLGYMAAVSVLALGFGSYLQVFYPGVDPQWAGIVLITVLFAVNMLGARRYSISQNIIFILLIVSILVLVVPGTFTVEAGNYTPFFTGGFDGALAAAVPLFYAYIGIAVAGEIGAEVKNPSRNLPLAMAGGTLILIALYMWTAAVIYGVVGDYTVLAGSDRPLSTAAETFLPVNATAIVGIGGLLATASSVHAVMAAGIKLPYCWAWDEVFSTRFSEVNERWRTPHWSLFTLFAVSVGLTFWTGGLDQVIAIATFSYLIAYGATSFTAMYLYLERPAMREEAAFDPGRWIFVPGLLGLGGCVLLLSQAYQGSMTVYVPWLAIGLVVFGAYWYRGKRSDTDVDAILDTLPGVPTDEYSPAIADEPTVADDGTPADD, from the coding sequence ATGGGACCAGATGCCACAGAATCGGATCGAAGCCTCGCCCGCGATATCGGTCCCCTCGGCGCGATCGCCACCGTCGTCGCCGGGACGCTCGGGGCCGGGCTGTTCGTCACGCTCGGGACGGCCAGTTCGACGACGGGACCCAGCGTCATCCTGATCATCGCGCTGTCGGGAGTGATCGCGATGGCCATCGCGATCAACTACAGCTGGCTGGCGACGATCTTTCCCGCGGCCGGATCGACGTACTCGTACGTCACGCGAGTGTTTCGCAACCGCCTGTTCGGGTTCGTCGCGACGTGGTCGCTCTGGCTGGGGTACATGGCTGCCGTCTCCGTGCTCGCGCTCGGGTTCGGCAGCTACCTGCAGGTGTTTTACCCCGGCGTCGACCCGCAGTGGGCCGGGATCGTCCTGATCACCGTCCTGTTCGCCGTGAACATGCTCGGAGCCCGCAGATACAGCATCTCACAGAACATCATCTTCATCCTGCTGATCGTCTCGATACTGGTGCTTGTCGTTCCGGGAACGTTCACCGTCGAGGCCGGCAACTACACGCCGTTCTTCACCGGCGGGTTCGACGGCGCGCTCGCGGCCGCCGTCCCGCTGTTCTACGCCTACATCGGGATCGCCGTCGCGGGCGAGATCGGCGCCGAGGTCAAGAACCCCTCGAGAAATCTGCCGCTCGCGATGGCCGGCGGGACGCTCATCCTCATCGCCCTCTACATGTGGACCGCCGCGGTTATCTACGGCGTCGTCGGGGACTACACCGTCCTCGCGGGCTCTGACCGGCCGCTCTCGACCGCCGCGGAGACGTTCCTTCCGGTGAACGCGACCGCCATCGTCGGCATCGGCGGACTGCTGGCGACCGCCTCGAGCGTCCACGCCGTGATGGCCGCGGGGATCAAACTGCCGTACTGTTGGGCCTGGGACGAGGTGTTCTCGACGCGGTTTTCGGAGGTCAACGAGCGCTGGCGGACGCCCCACTGGTCGCTGTTCACCCTGTTTGCGGTCTCGGTCGGCCTGACCTTCTGGACGGGCGGGCTGGACCAGGTGATCGCAATCGCGACGTTCAGCTACCTGATCGCCTACGGGGCGACGTCGTTCACGGCGATGTACCTCTACCTCGAGCGGCCGGCGATGCGCGAAGAAGCGGCCTTCGATCCCGGCAGGTGGATCTTCGTTCCGGGGCTGCTCGGGCTCGGCGGCTGCGTGCTCTTGCTGTCCCAGGCCTACCAGGGATCGATGACGGTCTACGTCCCGTGGCTCGCGATCGGGCTCGTCGTATTCGGCGCGTACTGGTACAGAGGCAAGCGCTCCGACACGGACGTCGACGCGATCCTCGATACGCTGCCGGGCGTCCCGACCGACGAGTACAGTCCCGCGATCGCCGACGAACCGACGGTGGCCGACGACGGAACACCCGCAGACGATTAA
- a CDS encoding M20 family metallopeptidase has protein sequence MSKRSHTPADGIDHDETIALLQDLVRIRSPYFEEAEIVEFVYDWLEQEGLDPEYQPVSEPEITGYEGNNVLARLEGTDPDAPTLLLNAHVDTVQLVEGWDEDPLSGRLEDGKCYGQGACDMKGGLAAVLVAFRALADLELRGDVVLAAVVDEEGPYGLGANQLLRDGITDECDAAIVTEPGPILAQSELENPALLLGARGRFLYDITVRGRAAHGSQPERGRNAVVDAGALAGALAAMDVGSHPKLGDGSVCPLSIEGGGETLSVPERCRLLVDRHVVIGEDADSVLADAERVVADLGLDSAVEVGFREAPATDVRYGPYVTDENHPLVRSLRTAAESVAGRPPAIGYFSSVGDFNYFGHRAGLPTVIVGPDGENIHGAGEFVYTDEVVEVTRILVDAVAEFAG, from the coding sequence ATGAGCAAACGCTCTCACACCCCGGCAGACGGTATCGACCACGACGAGACGATCGCGTTGCTACAGGATCTCGTCCGGATACGGAGTCCGTACTTCGAGGAGGCAGAAATCGTCGAGTTCGTCTACGACTGGCTCGAGCAGGAGGGACTCGACCCGGAGTACCAGCCGGTGAGCGAGCCCGAGATCACCGGCTACGAGGGGAACAACGTCCTCGCGCGGCTCGAAGGCACGGATCCCGACGCCCCGACGCTGCTGTTGAACGCCCACGTCGACACGGTCCAGTTGGTCGAGGGGTGGGACGAGGACCCGCTCTCGGGACGGCTCGAGGACGGGAAGTGCTACGGGCAGGGCGCTTGCGACATGAAAGGCGGGCTCGCGGCGGTGCTCGTCGCGTTCCGGGCGCTCGCGGACCTCGAGCTTCGAGGCGACGTCGTCCTCGCGGCGGTCGTCGACGAGGAAGGCCCCTACGGGCTCGGCGCGAATCAGCTGCTCAGGGACGGTATCACGGACGAGTGCGACGCGGCCATCGTTACCGAGCCCGGCCCGATCCTCGCCCAGTCGGAACTCGAGAATCCGGCGCTGTTGCTCGGGGCGCGCGGACGATTTCTCTACGACATCACGGTTCGGGGACGCGCAGCCCACGGCTCGCAGCCCGAACGAGGACGGAACGCGGTGGTCGACGCCGGCGCGCTGGCCGGCGCGCTCGCGGCGATGGACGTCGGCTCGCATCCGAAACTTGGCGACGGCTCTGTCTGTCCGCTATCGATCGAAGGCGGTGGGGAGACGCTCTCGGTCCCCGAGCGCTGTCGCCTGTTGGTCGACCGCCACGTGGTGATCGGCGAGGACGCCGACTCCGTGCTGGCCGACGCCGAGCGCGTCGTCGCCGATCTCGGTCTCGACTCGGCGGTCGAAGTCGGGTTCCGCGAGGCACCCGCGACAGACGTTCGCTACGGACCGTACGTCACTGACGAGAATCACCCGCTAGTGCGTTCCTTGCGGACGGCCGCCGAGTCGGTCGCGGGACGACCTCCCGCGATCGGGTACTTCTCGAGCGTGGGCGACTTCAACTACTTCGGCCACCGCGCGGGCCTCCCGACGGTGATCGTCGGCCCGGACGGCGAGAACATTCACGGTGCTGGCGAGTTCGTCTACACCGACGAGGTCGTCGAGGTAACCCGCATTCTGGTCGACGCGGTGGCCGAGTTCGCGGGGTAG
- a CDS encoding bacterio-opsin activator domain-containing protein, whose protein sequence is MGDERRASETEPEATVDRCVDPESAFDRVYDAVYTLDAELQYTSVNDRVRALLERSAGDETDGATEPDRADGSASLESVIEGLESLFRETHESALERQHPVTAVDRHEPTGRWLEARCYPDESGVTVVVSDVTERKRRKRRLEEENRRLRSIFEDAHDAILVADDDEISAANPAASELIGLERSELRGRSLAEFIHDDHDLESAWEEFLERGRLRGSFSLVRPDGTERVVEYNSVADVLPGVHLSILRDVTDARQRERQLEHHRERLAALDHVNGVVREINDAIVNGSTRDHLERATCESLADSPSYEFAFIADVDTKTNTVSHRVEAGVDGYVESIPLSIDSDDSAGRGPAGTAIRTETIQVSNDVLEDPSFEPWHEDAREHGYRSAAAIPITHDSVLYGVLGVTSARRNAFTDEERDVVGQLGEILGHAIAALERKRVLLGDDVIELELVIDDAVEMFDAPSMTGHSVWFDRVIRIDDERYLEYGTTDAETLPLVEELVECVPHWNEVTVIDRSAGDVTFELSITDPPMFGVVDAYGGYVEAAAIHDGEYTTTVHFPTGTDIRAVVDEIVDVYSGTRTVARRQISTSSESIDRLQNRLAEALTDRQRTALETAYYGGYFEWPRHSSGEEVAAAMEVTPATFHEHLRAAQKKLVGAILDEPDGTT, encoded by the coding sequence ATGGGAGATGAGCGTCGAGCGAGTGAGACCGAACCCGAGGCGACGGTCGATCGGTGCGTCGATCCCGAGAGCGCGTTCGACCGCGTCTACGACGCCGTCTACACGCTCGACGCTGAACTGCAGTATACGTCCGTCAACGATCGAGTCAGGGCCCTACTCGAGCGGTCTGCCGGCGACGAAACTGACGGAGCCACCGAACCCGATCGAGCCGATGGATCCGCGTCGCTCGAGTCCGTGATCGAGGGCCTCGAGTCGCTCTTTCGCGAGACGCACGAGTCCGCCCTCGAGCGCCAGCACCCGGTCACCGCCGTGGACCGTCACGAGCCCACCGGCCGCTGGCTCGAGGCGCGATGTTACCCCGACGAGTCGGGCGTGACGGTGGTCGTCTCCGACGTCACCGAGCGCAAACGGCGCAAACGACGGCTCGAAGAGGAAAACAGACGGCTCCGGTCGATCTTCGAAGACGCACACGACGCGATCCTCGTCGCCGATGATGACGAGATATCCGCCGCCAACCCGGCCGCAAGCGAGTTGATCGGTCTCGAGCGATCGGAACTGCGCGGCCGCTCGCTCGCGGAGTTCATCCACGACGATCACGACCTCGAATCGGCCTGGGAGGAGTTCCTCGAGCGGGGACGGCTTCGCGGCTCGTTCTCGCTGGTCCGGCCGGACGGGACGGAACGCGTCGTCGAGTACAACTCCGTCGCCGACGTGTTGCCCGGCGTACATCTCTCGATCCTGCGGGACGTCACCGACGCCCGACAGCGCGAACGGCAACTCGAACACCACCGCGAACGGCTGGCCGCGCTCGATCACGTCAACGGTGTCGTCCGCGAGATCAACGATGCGATCGTCAACGGCTCGACGCGGGACCACCTCGAGCGAGCCACGTGCGAGTCGTTGGCAGACTCGCCGTCCTACGAGTTCGCGTTCATCGCGGACGTCGATACCAAGACGAACACGGTCTCTCACCGCGTCGAAGCGGGGGTCGACGGCTACGTCGAGTCGATCCCGCTCTCGATAGATTCCGACGATTCGGCCGGGCGCGGTCCGGCGGGTACGGCCATCCGAACCGAGACGATACAGGTCTCGAACGACGTGCTCGAGGACCCGTCGTTCGAGCCCTGGCACGAGGACGCCCGCGAGCACGGCTACAGGTCGGCCGCGGCGATTCCGATCACGCACGATAGCGTCCTGTACGGCGTTCTCGGCGTCACGAGTGCGCGCCGAAACGCGTTCACGGACGAGGAACGAGACGTCGTCGGCCAACTCGGCGAAATTCTGGGGCACGCGATCGCCGCCCTCGAGCGCAAACGCGTGTTGCTCGGCGACGACGTGATCGAACTCGAACTCGTCATCGACGACGCCGTCGAGATGTTCGACGCGCCCTCGATGACCGGTCATTCGGTCTGGTTCGATCGCGTCATCCGGATCGACGACGAGCGCTATCTCGAGTACGGAACGACGGACGCCGAGACCCTTCCACTGGTCGAGGAACTCGTCGAGTGTGTCCCCCACTGGAACGAGGTGACGGTGATCGATCGGTCGGCCGGCGACGTGACGTTCGAACTGTCCATCACCGACCCACCGATGTTCGGCGTCGTCGACGCCTACGGCGGCTACGTCGAGGCGGCCGCCATCCACGACGGCGAGTACACTACGACGGTCCACTTCCCCACCGGGACCGACATCCGTGCCGTCGTAGACGAGATCGTGGACGTCTACTCCGGTACGCGGACCGTCGCCCGGAGACAGATTTCCACCTCGAGCGAATCGATCGACCGACTCCAGAATCGCCTGGCGGAGGCGTTGACCGATCGCCAGCGAACGGCCCTCGAGACGGCCTACTACGGCGGCTACTTCGAGTGGCCCCGGCACAGTTCGGGCGAGGAGGTCGCGGCCGCGATGGAGGTGACGCCGGCGACGTTTCACGAACACCTTCGAGCGGCCCAGAAGAAACTCGTCGGAGCGATCCTCGACGAGCCCGATGGTACCACCTGA
- a CDS encoding Tfx family DNA-binding protein — protein sequence MIDEVEELLAEIGFEPETSVLTYRQAQVLTLRERGVSQADIAESLGTSRANVSSVESSARENLEKARETVAFAEALRAPVRVRVPAGTDLYDVPQLVYEACDEKGVKVDHTAPDLMKVVSDAAGRAVSGREVAMPLIVGVTSDGMVRVRHQE from the coding sequence GTGATCGACGAGGTAGAGGAGTTACTCGCGGAAATCGGATTCGAGCCGGAGACGAGCGTGCTGACCTACCGACAGGCGCAGGTCCTCACGTTGCGCGAACGCGGCGTGTCACAGGCCGACATCGCCGAGTCACTCGGCACCTCGAGGGCGAACGTCTCCTCGGTCGAGTCGAGCGCGCGCGAGAATCTCGAGAAGGCTCGCGAGACGGTCGCCTTCGCGGAGGCGCTCCGGGCCCCGGTTCGCGTCCGCGTCCCCGCCGGAACCGACCTCTACGACGTTCCACAGCTCGTCTACGAGGCCTGCGACGAGAAGGGCGTCAAGGTCGATCACACCGCACCGGACCTGATGAAGGTCGTAAGTGACGCCGCGGGCCGTGCGGTCTCCGGTCGCGAGGTCGCAATGCCGCTGATCGTCGGGGTTACCTCCGACGGGATGGTTCGCGTGCGCCACCAGGAGTAA